A single Pseudobdellovibrionaceae bacterium DNA region contains:
- a CDS encoding rhomboid family intramembrane serine protease — translation MVKKIIFFNVLLWFVLVIVVQGLILDNNFIFQYLGFAPKTMFEDFLFWQPVTYMFLHSKSLFHILFNMFMLWMLGSELEKKWGPSFFLKYYLLCGIGSAFIYSGVFFVAQFFSKSLFVFSIPVVGASAAIFGLLAAYGLLFKNRIIFFMMIFPIKAKNLVLLLAGIEVFNLLDHGLGGPTANLSHLGGLLVGFLYLQFIYLKPKKVAKFGNRHLKLVIDNSEESETWH, via the coding sequence ATGGTAAAAAAAATCATTTTTTTTAATGTATTGCTGTGGTTTGTTTTAGTAATTGTTGTTCAAGGTCTTATTTTAGATAATAATTTTATTTTTCAATATTTAGGTTTTGCACCAAAAACTATGTTTGAAGATTTTCTTTTTTGGCAACCAGTAACCTACATGTTTTTACACTCTAAGTCTTTATTCCATATTTTGTTTAATATGTTTATGTTGTGGATGTTGGGTTCAGAATTAGAAAAAAAATGGGGACCCTCTTTTTTTCTCAAATATTATTTACTTTGTGGCATAGGCAGTGCTTTTATTTACAGCGGAGTTTTTTTTGTAGCACAATTTTTTTCTAAATCACTTTTTGTTTTTAGTATTCCCGTTGTTGGGGCTTCTGCTGCTATATTTGGGTTGCTAGCTGCCTATGGGCTGCTTTTTAAAAATCGTATTATTTTTTTTATGATGATATTTCCCATAAAAGCAAAAAATTTGGTTTTATTATTAGCAGGTATTGAAGTTTTTAACTTATTAGATCATGGGTTAGGAGGGCCAACGGCCAATTTGTCTCATTTGGGAGGTTTATTGGTGGGTTTTTTATATTTGCAGTTTATTTACTTAAAGCCTAAAAAGGTGGCCAAATTTGGAAATCGGCACCTAAAATTAGTAATAGATAACTCTGAAGAATCAGAAACTTGGCACTAA
- a CDS encoding FHA domain-containing protein: MAQLLITYKSQDYAELELDEQQEYIIGRSQEADIPLEGGQSLSRKHSSLYYQGGSWVIKKLSRSGELLYKNELIEEQVLENQSAFTIGDFVFLFQTTTLEKDFDTNQEQKAEESEDEYKSEEGEESHEPEDAQTPSEDKESPLELDNEEVTSEYTAIIKSNLSAQLNIYKPGKKLSESVKLTENSWIIGRATDCNTNINYGKLSRYHLEINKDSSGYWVTDLGSVNGTKLNGDKLKKNESQELAHGDTIEVKKLKISFEIINENYQNFQIASTKTEAELPLENNLTGLSAVVYAIKEKQYLYIGVFAILVMAFLFSLEDKPTIAKHTNKTNQLKPGQIQLLEDNLRLAQTHYTSGKYQLCSAILKKIHASMPSYKNSKELEHYCQQAYQLSQDQKEKRRQVEEKERINNKILSIIEKCEQNFTSKKSSDTETNRCLYPAIEINPNHPGIANLTALIETRKIQTANIVATNKKNKQSYQRGLRKYRSALKLYKKNQLRVSIKAFKSFLNNSYYGVSHLKAKAKKNLQAAKKRFNMIINSSFFKCKTAFDDKQYKKAFSFCKKVLQQDPENIKTSALIETVIQKSRQQLKDIYKDSVFEESVGSVELAKKMWRKMIKKGIPNKEYYEKAKRKLQKYEGL; this comes from the coding sequence TGCCGAGCTAGAACTCGACGAGCAACAAGAGTATATTATTGGCAGAAGCCAAGAGGCCGATATTCCTTTAGAGGGAGGGCAGTCTTTATCTAGAAAACACAGTAGCCTTTACTATCAAGGCGGCTCGTGGGTTATAAAAAAATTATCACGCTCGGGAGAACTACTTTATAAAAATGAATTGATAGAAGAACAAGTTTTAGAAAACCAAAGTGCATTTACTATTGGTGATTTTGTTTTTTTATTTCAAACCACTACCTTAGAGAAAGATTTTGATACCAATCAAGAACAAAAGGCCGAAGAGTCAGAAGACGAATACAAAAGCGAAGAAGGCGAAGAAAGCCACGAACCCGAAGATGCACAAACCCCTTCCGAAGACAAAGAAAGCCCCCTAGAGTTAGACAATGAAGAGGTTACTTCCGAATATACGGCAATTATTAAATCTAACTTATCCGCACAGTTAAATATTTACAAACCTGGTAAAAAACTTTCTGAAAGTGTTAAATTAACCGAAAATTCATGGATTATTGGCCGAGCAACCGACTGTAATACTAACATTAACTATGGAAAGTTAAGCCGCTATCATTTAGAAATAAATAAAGACAGTAGTGGTTATTGGGTAACCGACTTAGGCAGTGTAAACGGAACTAAACTTAATGGGGATAAATTAAAGAAAAATGAATCGCAAGAACTAGCTCATGGTGATACTATTGAAGTTAAGAAATTAAAAATTAGCTTTGAAATTATTAATGAAAATTATCAAAACTTTCAAATAGCCTCTACGAAAACAGAAGCAGAGTTACCCCTTGAAAACAATCTCACTGGCTTATCTGCCGTTGTATATGCAATCAAAGAAAAGCAATACTTGTATATTGGAGTTTTCGCTATACTAGTAATGGCTTTTTTATTTTCTTTAGAGGATAAACCCACTATTGCAAAGCACACAAACAAAACCAACCAACTAAAGCCCGGGCAAATTCAACTGCTAGAAGATAATTTACGCTTGGCACAAACTCATTATACTAGTGGAAAATACCAATTGTGCAGTGCTATTTTAAAAAAAATTCATGCCTCTATGCCCTCTTATAAAAACTCTAAAGAATTAGAACACTATTGCCAACAAGCCTATCAGCTTAGCCAAGATCAAAAAGAAAAAAGGCGACAGGTGGAAGAAAAAGAAAGAATTAACAATAAAATTTTATCTATTATAGAAAAATGTGAACAAAATTTTACTTCTAAAAAATCATCCGACACAGAAACTAATCGCTGCCTATACCCTGCCATTGAAATTAACCCCAACCACCCTGGTATTGCAAACTTAACCGCCTTAATAGAAACCAGAAAAATACAAACTGCAAACATAGTGGCTACTAATAAAAAAAATAAGCAATCCTATCAAAGGGGTTTAAGAAAATATCGAAGCGCATTAAAATTATATAAAAAAAATCAATTACGAGTTTCTATCAAAGCCTTTAAAAGTTTTTTAAATAATTCTTATTATGGAGTTAGCCACTTAAAAGCAAAGGCAAAAAAAAATCTACAAGCAGCAAAAAAACGATTTAATATGATTATCAACTCATCTTTTTTTAAGTGCAAAACGGCTTTTGATGATAAACAATACAAAAAAGCATTTTCTTTTTGTAAAAAAGTATTACAGCAAGATCCTGAAAATATAAAAACTTCTGCCTTGATAGAAACAGTAATACAAAAATCACGGCAACAATTAAAAGACATTTACAAAGACTCTGTTTTTGAAGAAAGTGTGGGCTCGGTAGAATTAGCCAAAAAAATGTGGCGAAAAATGATAAAAAAAGGTATACCTAATAAAGAGTACTATGAAAAAGCAAAAAGAAAGCTACAAAAGTATGAAGGTTTATAA